Sequence from the Deltaproteobacteria bacterium genome:
CGGCGAAAGCCGGCAGTGAGCTGATAGGGCAGTCAATAACCATGGCTAAAGCTGAATTTCGTAAAGATATTGCCCCCTATTATGTTGTCCGCGAAATAAAATTAATGAGTTCAACGGATGGCATAAGTTCATCTGCGGCAAAGGACAAGCTGAAACTGGGGATTGATTACGCGGGGAAAAAACGATTAGACGCCGCCTGTGAACTATGGGGAGAGGCGGATACAATTGCGTCCAATTCGGCGTCTATTACCTATAATTTAGGCGTATGCGCCGAAAGCAGGGGTGATGTTGTTGCGGCGCTGCCGCTGTATAAAAAGGCTGATAAATTGCTCGGAAAGCCTGATGACGATATTACCTTGGCTCTTGTCAGAGTTACCGAGGCGATTAAAAATCAGGAAAAATTAAAAGCACAGCTTAAAAATAAATGATTTCTATTGAGCTTTGATATAAGGAGGTATGGTTCATGAAGAAAAGAATGATGGCGCTGATTGTATTTTTACTCACCTTTGTTGTTATTTCCGGCACTCTGGCAGCCGAAAAACCCCGGATCGGCGTGCTGCGGTTCACGAACAACACCCATGCGGGCTGGTGGCATGGCGGCATGGGGTCGGAGCTCCAGGATATGCTGATCGCTGAACTGGCCAGCACGAAATCCTTTACCATCGTCGAACGGAAGGAACTGGAAGGCGTCGTCAGCGAACAGAAGCTGGGTGCTTCCGGCCTGGTACGGAAAGAGACCGCCCCGGAGATCGGCAAGCTGACAGGCGCCCGGTGGCTCATCTCAGCAACCGTAACCTCTTTTGAAGAGAATACGGGCGGCAAGGATGCCGGGTTTTCCCTGATGGGAGTTTCCGTCGGCGGCAACAAGGGCAAGGCCTATATGGCCGTTGACTTAAAGGTGATGGATACGAACACCGGCGAAATCGCCGATGTGAGAACCGTTGAAGCCACCTCCGAATCCACGGGCATGCGGCTGGGTCTGAACCTGAGCTTCTTCTCCGGAAATATCGGCGAAAAGGCAAAAACTCCCACCGCGAAGGCCATAAGAGGCTGCGTTGTGGAAATTGCCAATTACCTGGAATGTTCTATGATCCAAGGGAAAGAGAGCAGCTGCATGAAGGAGTTTGACGAAAAGGATAGCAAAAGAAAGCAGAAAACAAGAGACGCCATCAAATTAGACTGATCCTGGCTTTGAATCGGGGCACGGCTTGCCGTGCCCCGACGGCCAGGGACGGCTGGCGCCTTGCTGCAACACCTCGATATCCCTGAGCCGTCAAATAATCGGCGAACCATTTACCCATGTCCCGCGTGCCGCCGATAATGCCAATCTGAATTTTCTTCATCCCTCTATCGCTTTCTGTCTCAACAGATGATCAGCAAGCACTATATCCACCATCGCTTCGCAGACGGGCACGATGCGCGGGATCGTTGCCACATCGTGCCTTCCCTTGACGCTGATCTCTCTGGCCTGACCTGATATATCAATGGTTTCTGAACCTTGCCGATGGAGGGGATGGGTTTGCTGGCCACCCTGATGACTAAGGGCTGCCCGCTCGTGATGCCGGCCGGAATGCCGCCGGCGTGATTGAAACGAAATCCATCCGCAGCCATTGCATCGTTATTGGCCGAGCCCGTCATCGAGGCTACCCGAAAGCCGGAGCCGATTCCCAGGCCGCAGAACGGATGACACCGTAAGCGGAACCCATGCCGAAACAGCCCAGAGCAATCTCTTAACGACTACAAAAAGCCTGTAGCTTCAGGATGGGGTATGGAAAGGGGCACAGCAGGCTGCGCCCATGTATATCTTTATAGTTATGGTGTGTCGGTCGCCGACTTTTCCTCCCGCCCGTATTTCCGTCTCAAAAATTGCTCACCCGTGGCCGGATAGAGGGCGTAGATAAGCAAGTCTTCATCCGTTTTGGCCAAGTCTCCTAATTTCTTTCTGGCATCTTCGAGTTCCGGGGCGATATAGTCTGCCGGACGGCCCGTAACGGGGGTTTGTCCCTTTTTGTAGCCCTTGAGCACCTTTTTCTGCACCTCGGGGTCTATGGGTGTGGGAGTCTGGCCGTAGAGACCGTACATCAGGTCCTTGAATTGCGTCGTGACCATCTTGTATCTGCCGTAGAGGACATTCATGACGGCCTGCACACCCACGATCTGGGAA
This genomic interval carries:
- a CDS encoding CsgG/HfaB family protein; the protein is MKKRMMALIVFLLTFVVISGTLAAEKPRIGVLRFTNNTHAGWWHGGMGSELQDMLIAELASTKSFTIVERKELEGVVSEQKLGASGLVRKETAPEIGKLTGARWLISATVTSFEENTGGKDAGFSLMGVSVGGNKGKAYMAVDLKVMDTNTGEIADVRTVEATSESTGMRLGLNLSFFSGNIGEKAKTPTAKAIRGCVVEIANYLECSMIQGKESSCMKEFDEKDSKRKQKTRDAIKLD
- a CDS encoding chorismate synthase, which encodes MSVKGRHDVATIPRIVPVCEAMVDIVLADHLLRQKAIEG
- a CDS encoding pyruvate carboxylase — translated: KYAAFLATNTLSVIDTGVLAHQIPGGMISNLISQLKEMKALDRLQEVYDEIPRTRKESGTVPLVTPTSQIVGVQAVMNVLYGRYKMVTTQFKDLMYGLYGQTPTPIDPEVQKKVLKGYKKGQTPVTGRPADYIAPELEDARKKLGDLAKTDEDLLIYALYPATGEQFLRRKYGREEKSATDTP